The Planococcus versutus genome contains a region encoding:
- the atpA gene encoding F0F1 ATP synthase subunit alpha, with protein MSIKAEEISGLIKQQIENYQSEMKVDDVGTVITIGDGIARAHGLDNVMAGELVEFATGAIGMAQNLEANNVGIIILGPYTDIKEGDEVRRTGRIMEVPVGHELIGRVVNPLGEPVDGLGPINTTKTRPIESPAQGVMARKSVHEPLQTGIKAIDALVPIGRGQRELIIGDRQTGKTSVAIDTILNQAGEDMICIYVAIGQKESTVRNVVETFRKNGALDYTIVVTASASQPAPLLYLAPYAGITMAEEFMFEGKHVLIVYDDLTKQASAYRELSLLLRRPPGREAYPGDVFYLHSRLLERAAKLNETLGAGSITALPFVETQAGDIAAYIPTNVISITDGQIFLQSDLFFSGVRPAINAGLSVSRVGGSAQIKAMKKVAGTLRLDLAAFRELESFSQFGSDLDAATAAKLERGKRTVEVLKQDLNNPIKVEKQVVIFYALTRGFLDDIAIKDISRFEAELTSWLDSNHTEILDTIRTTKGLPADDAFGAAINEFKRTFAKSE; from the coding sequence ATGAGCATCAAAGCTGAAGAAATCAGCGGTCTGATTAAACAACAGATTGAAAATTATCAATCAGAGATGAAAGTTGACGACGTTGGTACAGTAATTACCATTGGTGATGGTATCGCGCGCGCTCATGGCCTCGACAATGTCATGGCTGGAGAACTTGTAGAGTTCGCAACTGGTGCTATTGGTATGGCGCAAAACTTGGAAGCCAACAACGTTGGTATCATTATCCTTGGTCCATACACAGACATCAAAGAAGGCGATGAAGTACGTCGAACTGGCCGTATTATGGAAGTACCAGTAGGACATGAACTTATCGGACGTGTAGTAAATCCACTTGGAGAGCCTGTTGACGGTCTTGGCCCAATCAACACGACAAAAACGCGTCCAATTGAAAGCCCTGCACAAGGCGTTATGGCCCGGAAATCGGTTCATGAGCCACTTCAAACAGGAATTAAAGCGATTGATGCACTTGTACCAATCGGTCGTGGACAACGTGAATTGATCATCGGTGACCGCCAGACGGGTAAAACTTCTGTCGCTATCGATACGATTTTAAACCAAGCTGGCGAAGATATGATTTGTATCTATGTGGCAATTGGACAAAAAGAATCTACTGTTCGTAACGTAGTAGAAACTTTCCGTAAAAACGGAGCTCTTGATTACACAATCGTTGTAACGGCTTCAGCTTCACAACCTGCTCCTTTGCTGTACTTGGCTCCTTACGCTGGTATTACAATGGCTGAAGAATTCATGTTTGAAGGCAAACATGTGTTGATCGTCTATGATGATCTAACAAAACAAGCATCTGCTTACCGCGAACTTTCACTATTGCTTCGTCGTCCACCAGGCCGTGAAGCTTATCCAGGTGACGTTTTCTACTTGCACTCACGTTTACTTGAACGTGCTGCGAAGTTAAACGAAACTCTTGGAGCAGGATCCATCACAGCATTGCCGTTCGTTGAAACGCAAGCTGGCGATATCGCTGCATATATTCCTACAAACGTTATCTCGATTACAGATGGTCAGATTTTCCTTCAGTCGGATCTATTCTTCTCGGGTGTACGCCCAGCGATCAACGCAGGTCTTTCTGTATCACGTGTTGGTGGTTCAGCTCAGATCAAAGCAATGAAAAAAGTTGCAGGTACATTGCGTTTAGACTTAGCGGCTTTCCGTGAACTTGAGTCATTCTCTCAGTTTGGTTCAGATCTTGATGCTGCAACTGCTGCGAAACTTGAGCGTGGGAAACGTACGGTTGAAGTCTTGAAACAAGACTTGAACAATCCAATCAAAGTTGAAAAACAAGTGGTTATTTTCTACGCGTTAACTCGTGGATTCCTTGACGACATCGCGATTAAAGACATTTCTCGTTTTGAAGCTGAATTGACAAGCTGGTTGGATTCTAACCACACAGAAATTTTGGATACGATTCGCACAACTAAAGGATTACCTGCTGATGACGCATTTGGTGCAGCGATCAATGAATTCAAACGCACATTTGCAAAATCAGAGTAG
- a CDS encoding F0F1 ATP synthase subunit delta — MSQVSERYALALFQVAQKHDLSLAIEQDLREVKKVFDMTPELYNLIVSPKLSADKRTNLINQVFNGANPFVVNTLQLMAERKRLNEVGSMADEFVALSNTAQGIEDAIVYSTRPLTEEERASVSSVFAKKMGKQSLRIENILDPSLLGGLRIQIGNRIYDSSVSTKMARLKRQLIG; from the coding sequence GTGAGCCAAGTTTCAGAACGCTACGCTTTAGCATTGTTCCAAGTTGCTCAAAAGCATGATTTGTCTTTGGCTATTGAACAAGATTTGCGTGAAGTGAAAAAAGTCTTCGACATGACTCCGGAACTTTACAACTTGATTGTTTCTCCAAAACTATCAGCTGATAAACGAACAAATTTAATCAATCAAGTGTTTAATGGCGCAAATCCGTTTGTTGTCAACACACTTCAACTAATGGCAGAGCGCAAACGATTGAACGAAGTTGGCTCTATGGCTGATGAGTTTGTGGCTTTGTCTAATACAGCACAAGGAATTGAAGATGCAATAGTTTATTCTACACGTCCATTGACTGAAGAAGAACGCGCATCTGTCTCTTCTGTATTCGCTAAAAAAATGGGTAAACAATCGTTACGAATTGAAAACATTCTCGATCCGTCGTTACTCGGTGGGTTGCGTATTCAAATCGGAAATCGCATTTATGACAGCAGCGTGAGCACGAAAATGGCACGTCTAAAACGTCAATTAATCGGTTAA
- the atpF gene encoding F0F1 ATP synthase subunit B, whose product MFFDHLVLGATGEFLNIGDILATFVIFILLMLLLKKFAWGPLMGVMQQREDLIKSEIETAENSRLESHKLLEEQRSLLKDARTQAQEIVENAKKQGEVSREEIITTARAESGRMKEAAVQEIANERDKAISAVREEVVALSLLAATKVLEKEISEEDNRQLINETIAKAGEVQ is encoded by the coding sequence GTGTTTTTTGATCACCTCGTACTCGGTGCAACCGGGGAGTTTTTAAATATTGGAGACATTCTCGCAACATTTGTCATCTTCATTTTGCTCATGTTGCTATTGAAGAAATTCGCATGGGGTCCTTTGATGGGCGTAATGCAGCAACGTGAAGATTTGATTAAAAGTGAGATCGAAACTGCTGAAAACAGCCGTCTAGAATCACACAAATTGCTTGAAGAACAGCGCAGCCTTCTTAAAGATGCGCGTACACAAGCACAAGAAATCGTTGAAAACGCTAAAAAGCAAGGCGAAGTTTCGCGTGAGGAAATCATTACAACAGCACGTGCTGAATCTGGTCGCATGAAAGAAGCAGCAGTTCAGGAAATTGCTAACGAAAGAGATAAAGCGATTTCAGCTGTTCGTGAAGAAGTTGTGGCATTGTCATTACTTGCTGCTACGAAAGTGCTTGAAAAAGAAATCTCTGAGGAAGACAACCGTCAGTTGATTAACGAAACGATTGCGAAGGCAGGCGAAGTTCAGTGA
- the atpE gene encoding F0F1 ATP synthase subunit C: MTGSLGLLAAAIAVGLAALGAGIGNGLIVSKTVEGIARQPEARGVLQTTMFIGVALVEALPIIAVVIAFIVMNQ, encoded by the coding sequence ATGACAGGTTCATTAGGTTTATTAGCAGCAGCAATCGCAGTAGGTTTAGCAGCACTAGGTGCAGGTATTGGTAACGGTCTTATCGTTTCAAAAACAGTTGAAGGTATCGCTCGCCAACCAGAAGCACGTGGCGTATTACAAACAACTATGTTTATCGGTGTTGCATTGGTTGAAGCATTGCCAATCATCGCTGTAGTTATCGCGTTCATCGTTATGAACCAATAG
- the atpB gene encoding F0F1 ATP synthase subunit A produces the protein MDHSAPMLKVLGIWFNLSNVMMLLVAALIVFLIAFISTRNLQLKPTGMQNFMEWIMDFVKGIIKSNMDWKDGGRFHVLGITLIMFIFVSNMLGLPFSIVVYGELWWKSPTADPTVTMTLAAMVLILSHYYGIKLKGFKSYAGGYTKPMKFLFPLNIIEEFANTLTLGLRLYGNIYAGEILLTLLAGLASAGAFGFASAIVPMMAWQGFSIFIGAIQAFIFVMLTMVYMSHKVADDH, from the coding sequence GTGGATCACAGCGCTCCTATGCTTAAGGTGCTCGGGATCTGGTTCAACCTATCAAACGTTATGATGCTCCTTGTAGCCGCTCTTATCGTTTTCCTAATTGCTTTTATCTCCACACGTAATTTGCAACTCAAACCAACAGGTATGCAAAACTTCATGGAATGGATCATGGATTTCGTTAAAGGGATTATTAAAAGCAATATGGACTGGAAAGATGGTGGCCGATTCCACGTTCTTGGAATCACCCTGATCATGTTCATTTTTGTATCGAACATGTTAGGGCTTCCATTTTCAATAGTTGTCTACGGGGAACTTTGGTGGAAATCACCAACAGCTGATCCAACGGTAACGATGACATTAGCCGCAATGGTGCTTATCTTAAGCCATTACTATGGTATTAAGTTAAAAGGGTTCAAATCATATGCCGGAGGCTACACCAAGCCGATGAAATTCTTGTTCCCATTAAACATCATTGAGGAATTTGCAAATACGCTGACACTCGGTCTGCGTCTTTACGGGAACATCTATGCGGGGGAAATCTTGCTGACTTTGTTAGCAGGCCTCGCATCAGCAGGTGCATTTGGATTCGCATCCGCAATCGTGCCGATGATGGCATGGCAAGGATTCTCGATTTTTATCGGGGCAATCCAAGCGTTTATTTTCGTTATGTTAACGATGGTCTACATGTCGCATAAAGTTGCCGACGATCATTAA
- a CDS encoding ATP synthase subunit I has product MEGLREIYTRLKKMIFFILAFYVIGWGFTPYQEVFLGLIIGTLFGIYNMWILVRRMEKFDRAVAEGSKVRSLGTALRFASGVAAVAIAILFAEHVHLVSTVIGLMVPYALLLTERIVYHVKHH; this is encoded by the coding sequence ATGGAAGGACTTAGGGAGATATACACAAGACTGAAAAAGATGATTTTCTTCATCTTGGCGTTCTACGTTATTGGTTGGGGGTTTACTCCTTATCAAGAGGTGTTCTTAGGTCTCATCATCGGAACTTTGTTCGGCATTTACAATATGTGGATTTTGGTTCGGCGGATGGAGAAATTCGATCGTGCGGTGGCAGAAGGCTCGAAAGTTCGTTCTCTTGGAACGGCATTACGGTTTGCATCAGGTGTTGCAGCTGTCGCGATTGCGATTTTGTTCGCAGAGCACGTTCACTTGGTCAGTACAGTAATAGGGTTGATGGTCCCTTATGCTCTGTTATTAACAGAGCGGATTGTTTATCACGTGAAACACCATTAA
- a CDS encoding AtpZ/AtpI family protein, translated as MRPTKSPLQAMAIYSAILTQLVGSVLIGIFTGKWLDERIGTAPFFMIICLFMGITVGVWAMLQTVRKFESGDM; from the coding sequence ATGCGCCCAACAAAAAGTCCCTTACAAGCGATGGCCATTTATAGTGCCATCCTGACACAACTTGTCGGGTCCGTTCTCATCGGTATTTTCACTGGAAAGTGGCTCGATGAAAGGATCGGAACCGCACCGTTTTTTATGATCATTTGCCTTTTCATGGGCATCACTGTCGGTGTTTGGGCAATGCTTCAGACTGTCCGCAAATTCGAATCAGGAGACATGTAG
- the wecB gene encoding non-hydrolyzing UDP-N-acetylglucosamine 2-epimerase, translating to MTKKWKVMTIFGTRPEAIKMAPLVLELQKHPDTIEPLVTVTAQHREMLDQVLETFKITPDFDLNIMKERQTLTDVTMRAMQGLDTIMKEAKPDIVLVHGDTSTTFAASLAAFYNHVAIGHVEAGLRTHNKYSPYPEEMNRQLTGVMADIHFSPTEKSAQNLLDENKKAETIYITGNTAIDALQTTVRETYSHPILEKIGTDRMILLTAHRRENLGQPMRNMFRAIKRLIEEHDDIQVVYPVHMNPAVREVADEVLGRDPRIHLIEPLEVLDFHNFAARSFFILTDSGGIQEEAPSLGKPVLVLRDTTERPEGITAGTLKLAGTDEETIYTLAKELLTDEDAYTAMSQASNPYGDGKASERIVEALHAYFLKLQKSE from the coding sequence TTGACGAAAAAATGGAAAGTAATGACGATATTTGGTACACGACCAGAAGCCATCAAAATGGCACCACTTGTGTTAGAACTTCAAAAACATCCGGACACGATTGAACCATTGGTGACTGTTACGGCACAGCATAGAGAAATGCTGGATCAAGTGTTAGAGACATTCAAAATTACGCCTGATTTTGATTTGAACATCATGAAGGAACGTCAAACGTTGACGGATGTGACCATGCGCGCTATGCAAGGACTCGATACTATTATGAAAGAAGCAAAACCAGATATCGTTTTGGTACATGGGGATACGTCAACAACTTTTGCTGCGAGTCTTGCTGCTTTTTACAATCATGTAGCCATCGGTCACGTCGAAGCGGGCTTACGTACGCACAACAAGTACTCGCCTTATCCTGAAGAGATGAACCGTCAATTGACGGGAGTCATGGCAGATATTCATTTTTCACCAACTGAAAAATCAGCTCAAAATTTGCTTGATGAAAACAAAAAAGCCGAAACGATTTACATTACAGGCAATACAGCGATTGATGCACTTCAAACAACAGTTCGTGAAACGTATTCGCATCCGATTTTAGAGAAAATCGGTACCGATCGAATGATTTTGCTGACAGCGCATCGTCGTGAAAATCTAGGACAGCCAATGCGCAATATGTTCCGTGCGATTAAACGCTTGATCGAAGAGCACGATGACATTCAAGTGGTTTATCCAGTTCATATGAATCCAGCTGTCCGTGAAGTTGCAGACGAAGTATTAGGTCGCGATCCGCGCATTCATTTAATTGAACCGCTAGAAGTTCTCGATTTCCATAACTTTGCTGCGCGTTCATTCTTTATTTTGACCGATTCGGGCGGAATTCAAGAAGAAGCGCCTTCGCTGGGGAAACCGGTACTCGTTTTGCGTGATACGACAGAGCGTCCTGAAGGAATTACTGCAGGAACGTTGAAGCTTGCGGGAACCGATGAAGAAACGATTTATACGTTGGCGAAAGAGTTGCTAACAGATGAAGATGCATATACAGCGATGTCCCAAGCATCCAATCCGTACGGAGATGGCAAAGCATCTGAACGAATTGTTGAAGCGCTGCATGCGTATTTTTTAAAGTTGCAGAAGAGTGAGTGA
- the upp gene encoding uracil phosphoribosyltransferase — protein sequence MGKVYVFDHPLIQHKVTYIRDKSTGTKEFRELVDEIATLMAFEITRDLPLEEIDVETPVQMAKSKVLAGKKLGVVPILRAGIGMVDGILKLIPAAKVGHIGLYRDPVTLQPVEYYLKLPSDVEEREFIVVDPMLATGGSAIEAVNSMKKRGAKKIRFMCIIAAPEGVEALQAAHPDVDIFIAALDEKLNEKGYIVPGLGDAGDRLFGTK from the coding sequence GTGGGAAAAGTATACGTTTTCGATCATCCATTGATCCAGCATAAAGTAACATACATCCGTGATAAGTCTACAGGTACGAAAGAGTTCCGTGAATTGGTAGATGAAATTGCTACGTTGATGGCTTTTGAAATTACACGCGACTTGCCGTTAGAAGAAATTGATGTTGAAACACCAGTTCAAATGGCAAAATCAAAAGTACTTGCAGGAAAAAAATTAGGTGTTGTGCCTATTTTGCGTGCGGGCATTGGCATGGTAGATGGAATTTTGAAATTGATTCCAGCCGCTAAAGTAGGTCATATCGGTTTATATCGTGACCCAGTCACGTTACAGCCAGTCGAATATTATTTGAAATTGCCTTCCGATGTTGAAGAGCGTGAATTTATTGTAGTTGATCCAATGCTTGCTACAGGCGGATCAGCAATCGAAGCAGTTAACTCGATGAAAAAAAGAGGCGCTAAAAAAATTCGATTCATGTGTATCATTGCAGCTCCAGAAGGTGTAGAGGCTCTACAAGCAGCGCATCCTGATGTCGATATCTTTATTGCCGCTTTAGATGAAAAGTTAAACGAAAAAGGATATATCGTTCCAGGTCTTGGAGATGCTGGCGATCGGTTATTTGGGACAAAATAA
- a CDS encoding EAL domain-containing protein: MYRDELKRDKRVIMEWLRRLGIEFHTPFLILNTELEDQPIVYANNAFFKMTGYSEAETIGRNGRFLHGMKTEKEAVKKVRACVDASKDDIIEVVNYRKNGVPFWNEIAIQPLSFPEKNVKFTLMLQHDITDRKRSEALIKLQKETYRGIEKGYMLSVLLQDICRVCESFFIDGAKCTVLLVGDAEVYKIGAASSMPIGFQEAISGLRVEADIGTCGAAYHRGQPVVVENMNTDYLWRNHQPLVKEYGLVSSWSIPIFSVEESIIGTFGIYFPVPLTPDAEDLVFMEQVASIASLVIKYSQQQEEILRLAYVDSNTELPNQNYFRSEIGEMLSEDKEGFIAFISSDEYIKVVDQYGHRAGDTIMHEMGKRLNKMQNHSNDLVARFSDSTISMYSMTPFTKIPEYLEQLLHGFLEPVTIGDMELFLTLKIGVAIVMPHQKDSEELIRCADSALSQAKLRTGETISYFESELDEFMMKDLRVANELTAALRRNEVGVYLQPKVDLKSGKILSFEALARWTSPQLGTIPPDVFIPAAEKNGKIQLLEQNILRQVLTWMKKRVDKGLNLRQVAINISADHFFHHSFVPNLMDMTAAYGIDPQWIQLEITERIGFVDIEIANKVFKHLKQCGFTTSIDDFGTGYSSLSYLQKLPIEELKIDRSFISNMNEPGTLAIIRTIIQLAENLNMYAVAEGIETEKQRQTLLTIGCKVGQGYLFYKPMPLSEAFQLK, encoded by the coding sequence ATGTATAGGGATGAGTTAAAGCGAGATAAAAGAGTGATTATGGAATGGCTACGTCGCCTTGGTATAGAATTTCACACACCCTTCTTAATCCTCAATACCGAACTAGAAGATCAACCAATTGTCTACGCAAATAATGCCTTCTTTAAGATGACTGGGTATAGTGAAGCGGAGACAATCGGGCGGAATGGACGATTTTTACACGGTATGAAAACAGAAAAAGAAGCGGTCAAAAAAGTGCGCGCTTGTGTAGATGCAAGCAAAGACGACATTATTGAAGTGGTGAATTACCGCAAAAACGGAGTCCCTTTTTGGAATGAAATAGCTATCCAACCGTTATCGTTCCCTGAGAAAAACGTTAAATTCACATTGATGTTGCAGCATGATATCACGGATCGTAAACGTTCAGAAGCGTTGATTAAACTGCAAAAAGAGACTTATCGAGGAATTGAAAAAGGCTATATGCTAAGCGTACTTCTACAGGACATTTGCCGTGTTTGCGAATCGTTCTTTATTGATGGTGCAAAATGCACTGTTCTTTTAGTTGGAGACGCGGAAGTTTACAAAATTGGTGCAGCCAGTTCGATGCCAATTGGCTTTCAAGAAGCGATTAGCGGATTGCGTGTAGAAGCGGATATCGGTACTTGTGGAGCAGCGTATCATCGAGGACAGCCAGTAGTCGTTGAAAATATGAATACAGACTATTTGTGGCGAAATCATCAGCCGTTAGTAAAAGAGTATGGACTGGTGTCAAGTTGGTCTATCCCTATATTTAGTGTGGAAGAATCCATCATTGGAACGTTTGGAATTTATTTTCCGGTGCCATTAACTCCGGATGCAGAAGATCTAGTATTTATGGAACAAGTAGCTTCAATTGCTTCATTGGTAATTAAATATTCTCAACAACAAGAAGAAATTTTACGACTTGCTTATGTGGATAGCAATACAGAGCTTCCAAATCAAAACTATTTCAGAAGTGAAATTGGTGAAATGTTGAGTGAAGACAAAGAAGGGTTTATTGCTTTTATTTCATCGGATGAGTACATAAAAGTGGTTGATCAATATGGTCATCGTGCAGGCGATACAATTATGCACGAAATGGGCAAACGATTAAACAAGATGCAAAATCATTCCAATGATTTGGTTGCGCGTTTTTCGGATTCTACAATTTCGATGTACAGTATGACTCCCTTCACTAAAATTCCTGAGTATTTAGAACAGCTGTTGCATGGGTTTTTAGAACCAGTCACTATAGGAGACATGGAATTGTTTCTTACTTTAAAAATAGGTGTCGCGATTGTCATGCCTCACCAAAAAGATTCCGAAGAGTTGATCCGATGTGCAGATAGTGCATTGTCTCAAGCAAAACTCCGCACAGGTGAAACCATTTCGTATTTTGAAAGTGAACTAGATGAATTTATGATGAAAGACTTACGTGTCGCGAACGAGTTGACGGCAGCACTTAGACGCAATGAAGTAGGCGTCTATTTGCAACCAAAAGTAGATTTGAAATCTGGTAAAATTTTAAGTTTTGAAGCATTAGCTCGTTGGACATCGCCGCAGCTTGGGACAATTCCGCCAGATGTTTTTATTCCGGCTGCTGAAAAAAATGGGAAAATTCAATTGTTAGAACAAAATATTTTGCGGCAAGTGTTGACATGGATGAAAAAGAGAGTGGATAAAGGCTTAAATTTGCGACAAGTCGCAATCAATATTTCAGCGGATCACTTTTTCCATCATTCTTTTGTTCCGAATTTAATGGATATGACCGCAGCGTATGGCATTGACCCGCAGTGGATTCAGTTGGAAATTACGGAGCGCATTGGCTTTGTCGATATCGAAATCGCAAATAAAGTATTTAAGCATTTAAAACAATGTGGATTTACTACTTCAATTGATGATTTCGGTACAGGATATTCTTCACTAAGTTATTTGCAAAAGCTCCCGATAGAAGAACTAAAAATTGATCGCTCATTTATTTCAAATATGAATGAACCGGGTACGTTGGCAATCATTCGCACAATTATTCAGCTTGCAGAAAATCTGAATATGTATGCGGTTGCTGAAGGCATCGAAACAGAAAAACAACGTCAAACTTTGTTAACCATTGGATGTAAAGTTGGGCAAGGGTATTTGTTTTACAAACCGATGCCGCTTAGTGAAGCGTTTCAACTAAAGTAA
- the glyA gene encoding serine hydroxymethyltransferase → MELIKAQDPAVYEAMNAEKERQEANIELIASENFVSQAVMDAQGSVLTNKYAEGYPGKRYYGGCEYVDIVENIARDRLKEIFGADHANVQPHSGSQANMAVYTAVLEKGDTILGMNLNHGGHLTHGSKVNFSGMQYNFVEYGVTEDEQLIDYETVRQAALEHKPKMIVAGASAYSRQLDFAKFREIADEVGAYLMVDMAHIAGLVATGAHSNPVPHAHFVTSTTHKTLRGPRGGLILCNAEFAKKIDKTIFPGIQGGPLMHVIAAKAIAFGEAQQPEFKTYIDQVVKNANVLAEALIAEGVNIVSGGTDNHLLLLDLRSLNLTGKVAEHILDEVGITTNKNTIPFDPESPFVTSGIRLGTAAVTSRGFKEESMKEIASIMAMLLKNPEDETVKKDATERTAKLTAAHSLYK, encoded by the coding sequence ATGGAATTGATTAAAGCGCAAGACCCAGCAGTATATGAAGCGATGAATGCAGAGAAAGAAAGACAAGAAGCGAATATCGAATTGATTGCTTCTGAAAACTTTGTTTCACAAGCTGTTATGGATGCACAAGGATCCGTGTTAACAAACAAATATGCAGAAGGCTACCCGGGCAAACGCTATTACGGTGGCTGTGAATACGTGGATATTGTCGAGAACATCGCGCGTGACCGCCTGAAAGAAATTTTCGGTGCAGATCATGCGAACGTGCAACCTCATTCTGGATCTCAAGCGAACATGGCTGTTTACACAGCAGTTTTAGAAAAAGGCGATACCATTCTTGGAATGAACTTAAATCATGGTGGACATTTAACACATGGCAGTAAAGTGAATTTCAGTGGCATGCAGTATAATTTTGTGGAGTATGGTGTTACGGAAGATGAGCAATTAATTGATTATGAAACTGTTCGTCAAGCGGCTTTAGAGCATAAACCGAAAATGATTGTTGCTGGTGCAAGCGCTTATTCACGTCAATTGGATTTCGCTAAATTTCGTGAAATTGCTGATGAAGTAGGGGCATACTTGATGGTCGACATGGCTCACATTGCGGGTCTAGTTGCGACTGGTGCTCATTCTAATCCTGTTCCTCATGCACATTTTGTTACATCCACTACACATAAAACGTTGCGTGGGCCGCGTGGCGGATTAATTCTCTGCAACGCAGAATTTGCGAAAAAAATTGATAAAACAATTTTCCCAGGAATTCAAGGTGGGCCGCTTATGCATGTGATTGCAGCAAAAGCCATTGCATTTGGCGAAGCACAGCAACCTGAATTTAAAACTTATATTGACCAAGTTGTAAAAAATGCCAACGTATTAGCCGAAGCATTGATCGCAGAAGGCGTTAACATCGTATCGGGCGGCACAGACAATCATTTACTACTACTCGATCTTCGTTCGTTAAATTTAACGGGGAAAGTAGCAGAACATATTCTTGATGAAGTGGGTATTACCACAAATAAAAACACGATTCCATTTGACCCGGAAAGTCCATTTGTTACATCAGGAATTCGTTTAGGAACAGCAGCTGTTACGTCTCGTGGGTTCAAAGAAGAGTCGATGAAAGAAATTGCTTCTATTATGGCGATGCTTTTGAAAAATCCAGAAGATGAGACAGTAAAAAAAGACGCAACAGAACGTACCGCAAAATTGACTGCTGCACATTCTCTATATAAATAA
- a CDS encoding TIGR01440 family protein — translation MQTLWQLQLEEVLSELEQQITFRKGQVFVVGCSTSEVAGKRIGTGGGLDIAEGLFTPLVKFASRHQLFLAFQSCEHINRALTVERKAAEKYGWEPVSVIPVSKAGGSMSAYAFSNMIDPVVVEEIQAHAGIDIGQTMIGMHLKRVAVPLRTSVKLVGEAIVATATTRPKLIGGERAVYNRELVQSQEGYTDGID, via the coding sequence ATGCAAACTTTATGGCAATTGCAACTTGAAGAGGTTTTAAGCGAATTAGAGCAACAGATCACATTCAGGAAAGGCCAAGTGTTTGTAGTCGGCTGTTCGACCTCAGAAGTAGCTGGAAAACGAATTGGAACGGGCGGGGGACTTGATATTGCAGAAGGTTTGTTTACACCGCTAGTGAAATTTGCGTCACGCCATCAGTTGTTTTTGGCTTTTCAAAGTTGCGAACACATTAACCGCGCCTTAACTGTCGAGCGCAAAGCAGCTGAAAAGTATGGCTGGGAACCCGTTTCTGTGATTCCGGTTTCCAAAGCTGGGGGCTCTATGAGTGCGTATGCATTTAGTAACATGATCGACCCTGTTGTAGTAGAAGAAATCCAGGCGCATGCAGGAATCGATATTGGACAAACAATGATTGGCATGCATTTAAAAAGAGTTGCCGTTCCATTGCGGACATCTGTTAAACTAGTAGGTGAAGCAATTGTAGCCACGGCCACCACACGACCAAAACTTATTGGCGGTGAGCGGGCAGTGTATAATCGAGAGCTTGTTCAATCACAGGAGGGGTATACGGATGGAATTGATTAA
- the rpiB gene encoding ribose 5-phosphate isomerase B, translating into MKVAISSDHGGNNLRKEIVNLMNEIGIEYKDFGPHTDDSVDYPDYAKPVADLVASGEFDRGILICGTGIGMSISANKVKGIRCALVHDVFSAKATRGHNDSNILAMGERVIGPGLAREIAQTWLTEEFEGGRHEKRIQKITDLEK; encoded by the coding sequence ATGAAAGTAGCAATTTCATCAGATCACGGTGGCAATAATTTACGTAAAGAAATCGTTAACCTTATGAACGAAATCGGGATTGAATATAAGGATTTTGGTCCTCATACAGACGATTCGGTAGATTACCCAGATTACGCTAAGCCAGTAGCTGACCTTGTAGCAAGTGGGGAATTTGATCGTGGCATTTTGATTTGTGGTACAGGCATTGGTATGTCCATTTCAGCGAATAAAGTCAAAGGAATCCGTTGTGCATTAGTTCATGATGTCTTTAGTGCGAAAGCAACAAGAGGACATAATGATTCCAATATTTTAGCAATGGGCGAACGTGTTATCGGTCCAGGACTTGCACGAGAAATCGCGCAAACGTGGTTAACTGAAGAGTTTGAAGGCGGTAGACACGAAAAACGCATCCAAAAAATTACGGATCTCGAGAAATAA